Proteins co-encoded in one Erinaceus europaeus chromosome 2, mEriEur2.1, whole genome shotgun sequence genomic window:
- the CD74 gene encoding HLA class II histocompatibility antigen gamma chain isoform X1 has translation MDDQRDLISSQEQLPMLSQRPRAQESKCSRGALYTGFSVLVAMLLAGQATTAYFLYHQQGQLDKLTVTSQNLQLESLRMKLPKSAKPVSKVRMATPIVMQALPVEGLFQGPLQNATKYGNTTQDQVMHWLLKTDPLKVYPQLKGSFPENLKHLKSTMEYLEWKVFESWMHHWLLFELSKNSQEEKLTEAPTKALTKCQEEVSRIPDVHPGSFRPKCDENGNYMPLQCYGSTGYCWCVYPNGTEVPHTRSRGRHSCSDPLEIEDLSSGHGGTKLFLGQ, from the exons CAAGTGCAGCCGTGGAGCGCTGTACACTGGCTTTTCTGTCCTGGTGGCGATGCTCCTGGCTGGCCAGGCCACCACTGCCTACTTCCTGTACCATCAACAGGGCCAGCTGGACAAGCTGACTGTCACCTCCCAGAACCTTCAGCTGGAGAGCCTGCGAATGAAGCTGCCCAAGT CTGCCAAACCTGTGAGCAAGGTACGAATGGCTACCCCCATAGTGATGCAAGCGCTGCCAGTGGAAGGCCTGTTCCAGGGG cccctgcagaatgCCACCAAGTACGGCAACACCACACAGGACCAGGTGATGCATTGGCTTCTG AAGACTGACCCCCTGAAGGTATACCCGCAGCTGAAGGGGAGCTTCCCAGAGAACCTGAAACACCTGAAGAGCACCATGGAGTACCTGGAATGGAAG GTCTTTGAGAGCTGGATGCACCACTGGCTCTTGTTTGAACTGAGCAAGAATTCACAAGAGGAGAAGCTCACTGAGGCACCCACCAAAG CACTGACCAAGTGCCAGGAAGAGGTCAGCCGCATCCCTGACGTTCACCCGGGCTCATTCCGCCCCAAGTGCGATGAGAATGGCAACTATATGCCGCTCCAGTGTTATGGCAGCACTGGCTATTGCTGGTGCGTCTACCCCAACGGCACTGAGGTCCCCCACACCAGGAGCCGCGGGCGCCATAGCTGCAGTG ACCCGCTGGAGATAGAGGACCTGTCATCTGGGCATGGTGGAACCAAGCTGTTTCTAG gCCAATGA